In one Arenibacter antarcticus genomic region, the following are encoded:
- a CDS encoding DUF3748 domain-containing protein translates to MILNSCDQKQYKEEHQLTNDLSYNHDLDNNDNFSPDDQWLVYDTRTVEGGIGTNGKIEKVKVETGEKKVLYQLNQNTVYGPGVGAVSYSHTDNEVVFIHGLKNCSPNQPYEQWRRTGVIVNDNTPNLPIFMDARDTSIPFTPGALRGGTHRHEFSGDGQWIGYTYNDALMKKMEDKTGLPYNLRTIGVSKKNITVAVSQTNTGEDFSGEWFSALVVTVVPDPLPGSDQINKATGDSWVGHSGYQKINGDLQRARAFIGTVKNTKGVAVDEVFIVDIPADISIAGIGPLEGTATTMPSPPKGAQQRRLTFTAKRDFPGCEGIVRSSFDGSLLGFVAKDNQNIKQVFTLSPIGGTPLQQTFHATNVMGGIRWHPKKNSLIYIWDNALVLLKIGDKKGEIITKPSTNPPTNPVWSHNGEKIAFNRSISNKSGHPMKQIFTVNF, encoded by the coding sequence ATGATATTGAATAGCTGCGACCAAAAACAGTATAAAGAGGAGCATCAACTTACGAACGATCTATCCTATAATCACGATTTAGACAATAACGATAATTTCTCGCCAGACGACCAATGGTTGGTGTACGATACCAGAACAGTCGAAGGCGGAATTGGGACCAATGGTAAGATTGAAAAAGTAAAGGTAGAGACTGGGGAAAAAAAAGTCCTTTACCAATTAAATCAAAATACAGTCTATGGTCCTGGGGTAGGTGCTGTCAGCTATAGTCATACCGATAACGAAGTCGTGTTTATCCACGGCCTTAAAAACTGTAGTCCAAATCAACCTTATGAGCAATGGCGAAGGACCGGGGTAATCGTCAATGACAACACCCCAAACCTACCCATTTTTATGGATGCTAGGGATACTTCTATCCCTTTTACACCTGGGGCACTACGTGGAGGAACACACCGACATGAATTTAGCGGTGACGGGCAATGGATTGGCTATACCTATAATGATGCCCTAATGAAAAAAATGGAAGACAAAACGGGACTTCCTTATAACCTAAGAACTATAGGCGTATCCAAAAAAAATATAACTGTAGCCGTTTCCCAAACCAATACGGGAGAAGATTTTTCTGGGGAGTGGTTTAGCGCCCTCGTTGTAACCGTAGTTCCCGATCCCTTACCGGGTAGCGACCAGATCAATAAGGCCACCGGTGACAGTTGGGTTGGACATTCCGGATATCAAAAAATAAATGGCGATCTTCAACGGGCCCGAGCCTTTATAGGTACGGTGAAAAACACCAAAGGAGTAGCCGTTGATGAAGTATTTATAGTGGATATCCCTGCCGACATCAGCATTGCAGGAATTGGTCCCTTGGAAGGCACGGCCACCACCATGCCCTCTCCTCCAAAAGGTGCCCAACAACGAAGGCTGACCTTCACTGCCAAAAGAGATTTTCCCGGTTGTGAGGGAATTGTACGATCATCTTTTGATGGTAGTTTATTGGGTTTTGTCGCCAAGGACAATCAAAATATTAAACAGGTATTTACCCTATCACCAATTGGAGGCACGCCCCTTCAACAAACCTTTCATGCTACCAATGTGATGGGTGGAATTCGATGGCATCCAAAAAAAAATAGCTTGATATACATTTGGGACAATGCTTTAGTCCTACTAAAAATAGGGGATAAAAAGGGAGAAATAATAACGAAACCATCCACCAATCCGCCTACAAATCCGGTTTGGTCCCACAATGGTGAAAAAATTGCTTTTAACCGAAGTATTTCCAATAAATCGGGGCACCCAATGAAGCAAATATTTACTGTCAATTTCTGA
- the panB gene encoding 3-methyl-2-oxobutanoate hydroxymethyltransferase: protein MSVAKKEYKRVTVKSLVDMKQNGEKISMLTAYDYSMAKIVDAANVDVILVGDSASNVMAGHETTLPITLDQMIYHASSVIRAVHRALVVVDIPFGSYQSDPKEALRSAIRIMKESGAHAVKVEGGQEIKESVKRILNAGIPVMGHLGLTPQSIYKFGTYTVRAKEKDEAQKLKDDAKMLEKAGCFAIVLEKIPATLAKEVAESVSIPIIGIGAGNGVDGQVLVVHDLLGITQEFNPRFLRRYLNLYEEMSNAISQYVEDVKTKDFPNDEEQY from the coding sequence ATGTCTGTCGCCAAAAAAGAATACAAAAGAGTTACTGTAAAATCGCTTGTTGATATGAAGCAAAACGGCGAGAAAATATCCATGCTGACCGCTTATGATTATTCTATGGCGAAAATTGTGGACGCTGCCAATGTAGATGTAATATTGGTTGGCGATTCTGCCAGTAATGTAATGGCCGGTCATGAGACTACCCTACCCATCACCTTGGATCAAATGATCTATCATGCTTCTTCCGTAATTCGGGCAGTGCACAGGGCACTTGTTGTTGTAGATATTCCTTTTGGCAGTTATCAAAGTGACCCTAAGGAGGCTTTGCGATCTGCTATTCGCATCATGAAAGAAAGTGGAGCCCATGCCGTAAAAGTTGAGGGCGGACAAGAAATTAAGGAGTCTGTTAAGCGAATTTTAAACGCAGGTATTCCCGTAATGGGGCATTTAGGCCTTACTCCACAGTCTATTTACAAATTTGGCACCTACACCGTTAGGGCAAAAGAAAAGGACGAGGCACAAAAATTAAAGGATGATGCCAAAATGCTGGAAAAAGCAGGTTGTTTTGCCATTGTCCTCGAAAAAATCCCCGCTACACTGGCCAAAGAGGTAGCAGAAAGTGTTTCTATCCCCATAATAGGCATAGGTGCGGGTAATGGAGTAGATGGACAAGTATTGGTGGTGCATGATTTATTGGGAATTACACAAGAATTTAATCCTAGATTTTTACGTAGATACCTAAATCTTTACGAAGAAATGAGCAATGCCATTTCTCAATATGTAGAAGACGTAAAAACTAAGGACTTCCCTAACGATGAAGAACAGTACTAG
- a CDS encoding RluA family pseudouridine synthase yields MSVDVQKEHSNPSNLQVIFEDNHLIAINKRAGDIVQGDKTGDTPLSEVVKEYLKIKHNKPGNVYLGVAHRLDRPTTGIVVFAKTSKALPRLNKLFAEKDAKKTYWAIVKKYPEKENDTLVHWLKRNPKQNKSYAHKNEVPDSKKAILDYLVVKKLDRYTLLEIDLKTGRHHQIRSQLAALGCPIKGDLKYGSDRSNKDGSIHLHARKLTFVHPVKKELLELVAPLPKESLWDACM; encoded by the coding sequence GTGTCAGTAGACGTACAGAAAGAACATTCCAACCCCTCCAATTTACAGGTAATCTTTGAGGACAATCACCTAATTGCCATAAATAAAAGGGCGGGCGATATTGTACAGGGAGATAAGACCGGAGATACTCCCTTAAGTGAAGTGGTTAAAGAATACTTGAAAATTAAACACAATAAGCCTGGTAACGTTTACCTTGGTGTGGCCCATAGACTGGACAGGCCCACCACTGGTATAGTCGTATTTGCAAAAACCTCAAAGGCATTGCCCAGGTTAAATAAGTTATTTGCGGAAAAGGACGCTAAAAAAACCTATTGGGCCATTGTTAAAAAATATCCGGAAAAGGAAAATGACACCTTAGTGCATTGGTTAAAGCGCAATCCGAAACAAAATAAATCTTACGCCCATAAAAACGAGGTGCCAGACAGTAAGAAGGCAATTTTAGACTATTTAGTCGTGAAGAAACTGGACCGTTATACTCTTTTAGAAATCGATTTAAAAACAGGGAGGCACCATCAGATCCGATCACAGTTAGCAGCATTGGGATGCCCTATAAAAGGAGATTTAAAATATGGTTCGGACAGGAGTAATAAAGATGGCAGTATACATTTACATGCCAGAAAATTAACCTTTGTTCATCCTGTTAAAAAAGAGCTTTTAGAGTTAGTTGCCCCCTTACCCAAGGAGAGCCTATGGGACGCATGTATGTAA